The Zygosaccharomyces rouxii strain CBS732 chromosome G complete sequence genome contains a region encoding:
- the CIR1 gene encoding Cir1p (similar to uniprot|P42940 YGR207C Saccharomyces cerevisiae YGR2 Hypothetical ORF), with amino-acid sequence MSSKGLRILVPVKRVIDYQIRPRVNKTKTAIETTGVKFSINPFDDIALEEALRIKEKKKATVDAIHAISIGPSKSQDILRNCLAKGADTSTLVDAGSQELEPLAVAKILKQVVEKQGSNLVILGKQAIDDDNNNTGQMLAGMLNWPQATNAANVEFENGGDRIKITREVDGGEEIVSAPLPLVITTDLRLNQPRYVGLQNLMKAKKKPMDKLKLKDFADLDLESRLKLLQVVEPEPRSPGIKVGSVDELVQNLKDAKAI; translated from the coding sequence atgTCTAGCAAGGGTCTACGTATTTTAGTTCCAGTTAAGAGGGTTATCGATTACCAAATCAGACCAAGAGTTAACAAGACCAAGACTGCCATTGAAACTACAGGTGTCAAATTTAGTATTAATCCGTTTGACGATATTGCATTAGAGGAGGCATTACGTATcaaggagaagaaaaaggcTACTGTGGATGCAATTCATGCTATTTCCATAGGACCATCCAAGTCTCAAGACATTTTGCGTAACTGTTTGGCTAAAGGTGCCGATACTTCGACATTGGTGGATGCCGGTAGtcaagaattagaaccaCTAGCTGTTGCCAAAATACTTAAACAAGTTGTGGAAAAGCAGGGTTCCAATTTAGTTATCTTGGGTAAGCAAGCCATTGATGACGATAACAACAATACCGGTCAAATGTTGGCAGGTATGTTAAACTGGCCTCAGGCAACAAACGCTGCTAACgttgaatttgaaaatggcGGTGACAGAATTAAGATTACAAGAGAAgttgatggtggtgaagaaatCGTCAGTGCTCCTCTGCCACTCGTGATTACTACAGATCTACGTCTAAACCAACCTCGTTATGTAGGTCTtcagaatttgatgaaggccaagaagaaaccaATGGATAAGTTGAAGCTAAAGGATTTCGCggatttggatttggaatCACGTTTGAAACTGTTGCAAGTTGTGGAACCTGAACCACGTTCTCCAGGTATCAAGGTTGGTtctgttgatgaattggttcaaaacCTAAAGGATGCTAAAGCCATTTAA
- the MVB12 gene encoding ubiquitin-binding ESCRT-I subunit protein MVB12 (similar to uniprot|P42939 Saccharomyces cerevisiae YGR206W Hypothetical ORF) yields the protein MDLVEETLRNRPLVNSRGSKFPHEVPPRLHIPQIKLQPLQPASQMFGPWYNECDQLVQLAELHDKRSQQFESWYVSQCLSKKPPGMAMTMLSPSRRE from the coding sequence ATGGATTTGGTAGAAGAAACGCTAAGAAATAGACCATTGGTTAATTCTCGGGGCTCAAAATTTCCCCACGAGGTGCCACCTCGATTGCACATCCCTCAGATTAAGCTTCAGCCATTACAACCTGCAAGTCAAATGTTTGGCCCCTGGTACAATGAATGTGATCAATTGGTACAATTAGCTGAATTGCACGATAAACGTTCACAACAGTTTGAGAGTTGGTATGTGAGTCAGTGTCTAAGCAAAAAACCTCCTGGCATGGCAATGACAATGCTCTCACCTTCTCGTAGGGAATAG
- the BNA1 gene encoding 3-hydroxyanthranilate 3,4-dioxygenase (highly similar to uniprot|P47096 Saccharomyces cerevisiae YJR025C BNA1 3-hydroxyanthranilic acid dioxygenase required for biosynthesis of nicotinic acid from tryptophan via kynurenine pathway), with protein MLNTTPINLDQWLKENSHLLQPPVNNFCLHRGGFTVMIVGGPNERTDYHINPTPEYFLQKKGHMTLRVVDESSEGDDRFKDIRIDEGSSYLLPGNTPHSPVRYANTVGIVVEQDRPEGSHDKMRWYCSKCRSIVHEIELQMLDLGTQVKEGILSFESDVSKRTCNKCGTLNYARPV; from the coding sequence ATGTTGAATACGACTCCTATCAATCTTGATCAATGGTTAAAAGAGAATTCACACCTTTTACAACCACCGGTTAACAATTTCTGTCTTCACAGAGGTGGGTTTACGGTGATGATTGTGGGTGGACCCAATGAACGTACAGATTATCACATCAATCCAACACCAGAGTATTTCCTTCAGAAGAAGGGCCATATGACTTTGAGGGTTGTTGATGAATCCTCTGAAGGTGACGATCGTTTTAAAGATATTAGGATTGATGAAGGTAGTTCTTACTTGTTACCAGGTAATACACCTCACAGTCCAGTTAGATATGCCAATACCGTGGGGATAGTCGTGGAACAAGACAGACCTGAAGGATCTCATGATAAGATGAGATGGTACTGTTCCAAATGTAGATCTATTGTACATGAAATTGAACTACAGATGCTTGATTTAGGTACCCAAGTCAAAGAGGGTATTCTAAGCTTTGAAAGCGATGTGAGCAAAAGGACTTGTAATAAATGTGGGACTCTAAACTATGCCAGACCAGTTTAG
- the MDE1 gene encoding methylthioribulose 1-phosphate dehydratase MDE1 (similar to uniprot|P47095 Saccharomyces cerevisiae YJR024C Hypothetical ORF): protein MPTDADYLIDSQDPRHPANLICTLCKQFFDFNWCTGTGGGISIKHPQTGHLYVAPSGVQKEQMKPHDMFVVDGKSYEYLRIPPGLKPSACTPLFNACYKYKSAGAIVHTHSLNAVTCSLIFGQEFRIRGVEQIKAIPSDRKDPSTGKVLNLNWDDTCVIPIIENRPHEDQLEDPLMETFEKYPHACAVIVRRHGIFVWGPTIEKAKVINEALDYLMELAVKMHQLGIPPDCSVGQESKYISKH from the coding sequence ATGCCTACAGACGCTGATTATTTAATCGATTCTCAAGACCCTCGTCATCCAGCAAATTTGATCTGTACACTATGCAAGCAgttctttgatttcaattggtgtactggtactggtggtggtataTCCATCAAGCATCCACAGACTGGGCATCTTTATGTAGCTCCCTCAGGTGTGCAAAAGGAGCAGATGAAACCTCATGATAtgtttgttgttgatggCAAGAGCTATGAGTATTTGAGGATCCCACCAGGTTTGAAACCAAGCGCTTGTACACCACTTTTCAATGCATGCTACAAGTACAAATCTGCTGGTGCTATTGTTCATACCCATTCTTTAAATGCTGTGACATGTTCACTAATATTTGGCCAAGAGTTTAGAATTAGAGGTGTGGAACAGATTAAGGCAATCCCAAGTGATCGTAAAGATCCCAGCACGGGTAAAGTATTAAATCTAAACTGGGACGATACATGTGTTATTCCAATCATTGAAAATAGACCACATGAGGACCAGTTAGAGGATCCATTAATGGAAACTTTTGAGAAATATCCTCATGCATGTGCAGTAATAGTTAGACGCCATGGTATATTCGTCTGGGGTCCTACTATAGAGAAGGCTAAAGTCATCAATGAAGCGCTTGATTATTTAATGGAATTAGCAGTAAAAATGCACCAGTTGGGTATTCCACCCGACTGTAGTGTGGGTCAGGAATCTAAATACATATCAAAGCATTAA
- the LSM8 gene encoding U4/U6-U5 snRNP complex subunit LSM8 (similar to uniprot|P47093 Saccharomyces cerevisiae YJR022W LSM8 Component of small nuclear ribonucleoprotein complexes involved in RNA processing and splicing): MSPLLKDYLHRRVLVITTAGDCIVATLEGFDKNTNVVISDVVDRCTLRPMAMAQAVRGSEIVAMGPIDDAPTGTVDPLKDTKNKIPNEHLIWEKVGQRKLYRH; the protein is encoded by the coding sequence ATGTCACCACTACTCAAAGACTACTTGCACAGGCGGGTCCTGGTAATCACAACAGCTGGTGATTGTATAGTGGCTACTTTAGAAGGATTTGATAAGAATACGAACGTTGTTATAAGTGATGTTGTAGATAGATGTACGCTGAGGCCAATGGCGATGGCTCAGGCAGTTCGTGGTAGTGAAATAGTAGCTATGGGACCTATAGATGATGCACCAACTGGTACTGTTGATCCACTCAAGGATACAAAGAATAAGATCCCTAATGAGCATCTGATATGGGAGAAAGTCGGTCAAAGAAAGTTGTATAGACATTAA
- the TDA10 gene encoding putative ATP-dependent kinase (similar to uniprot|P42938 Saccharomyces cerevisiae YGR205W Protein that binds ATP crystal structure resembles that of E.coli pantothenate kinase), whose protein sequence is METVERVLQFVDKYVPLFMERRDHGGGSEPLFVFVCGPQGSGKTFTTDAIVKHLGSKYRVAGASIDDFYLTHEDQLKFSRTFRRNKLLQGRGLPGTHDIALLTQCIENVVRGKEGKLDIPTYDKSLCNGEGDRSEFRQVDLPLDVFVLEGWFLGFNPLLSKQEINSHPLLQGGGDMVQVNANLLFYKDLLWGNSELKSLGVILEADDIKNVYQWRAEQEQELHKLKGQGMDDDQVKKFVDRYWPCYELYYEPLVQSESFGSVATLTLGLDLQRNVISIKDRCIE, encoded by the coding sequence ATGGAAACCGTTGAGAGGGTGCTTCAGTTTGTTGACAAATATGTACCACTTTTCATGGAACGTAGAGATCATGGAGGTGGTTCAGAGCCTCTGTTTGTGTTTGTATGTGGACCACAGGGATCTGGTAAGACTTTTACCACAGATGCTATAGTGAAACATTTGGGTAGTAAATATCGAGTTGCAGGTGCATctattgatgatttttaCTTGACACATGaggatcaattgaaatttagtAGGACTTTTCGTCGAAATAAGCTTTTACAAGGTAGGGGTCTACCCGGTACCCATGACATTGCACTCTTAACCCAGTGCATTGAGAACGTCGTACGGGGTAAGGAGGGAAAATTGGATATTCCCACGTATGACAAGTCACTGTGCAATGGTGAAGGTGATCGCAGTGAATTTCGCCAGGTAGACCTACCACTGGATGTGTTTGTTCTGGAGGGGTGGTTCTTGGGATTTAATCCATTGTTATCGAAGCAAGAGATCAATAGCCACCCATTGTTGcaaggtggtggtgatatGGTTCAAGTAAATGCTAATTTACTGTTTTACAAGGACCTACTATGGGGGAATTCTGAATTGAAGTCTCTGGGGGTTATACTAGAGGCAGATGACATCAAAAACGTTTATCAATGGAGAGCCGAGCAGGAGCAGGAATTGCACAAATTGAAGGGTCAAGGAATGGATGACGATCaggtaaagaaatttgtGGATAGGTATTGGCCCTGTTATGAGTTGTACTACGAACCACTGGTGCAAAGTGAAAGCTTCGGTTCTGTAGCTACATTGACGTTGGGTTTGGATTTACAGCGTAATGTGATTAGCATCAAGGACAGGTGCATAGAATga